The Scleropages formosus unplaced genomic scaffold, fSclFor1.1, whole genome shotgun sequence nucleotide sequence acgccctgagttgctgggtaggctctggttccccgtgaccccgtatgggacaagcggttcagaaagtgtgtgtctgtgcttctgTCCACCTGGTTTCTTCCTCTGCCTATACCTTGGAATGATATTTGCAAATTGACTGACCCCTGCCTGTCCCTTTGAATAAAGAAGCACCTGTGATTTAGTCAGTTTGCTGGATTCCTGTGTTCAACATAACACACGCTACATATGCCCATTTGCCAGTAAATAAAGAGTAATGAAATGGCGCAATATCGGAAGCAGCGCATCTTCAGTGTCGTTTTACTGTAAACCAAAACTGTAGTGTTGAAACTTGTTCTTACAAATAGTTGAGTCACGCCTACACACActaaaaccacttatcccaagcaaagtcatggcaagccggagcctaacccggaggcgcaggggacacaccccgggcagagcgctagtccatcgcaaggcatcccaagcaggacttgagcccaaCGCCACCAGGAAGAGGGACCCGGCCAAAGCAGCTGGGCCACCGTCCCTCCCCGAATGATGCCTACAAAAGATTATTTGATGATGTGGCGCGATAAAAGAACGAAGTTAAGACTTTTTGAAAGTGAACAcgtgtaataattataaaacatttaattttagataTTGTTTGAATATTATAACACTAAGCGACTATACACTAATTCTgaacgtgtctgtgtgtgtgtgtgtgtgtgtatgttgtaacgatccggctaatgagttagcccagatcctcacgtggattccagaaaggcgtataattatataaatccagacggacacggacaaaaggaagctcttctttttaatatcttgtaggcaactatgcatgacatatttcacacagctgtccttacaataaaataaacaacattaaagcaatctccaaaacgtgcgaggcacaaaatgtgtacacggccaagtatatcagcatgcgcgcgcgggagcgaggaccgagggggaggagcaaccccttagtctccaccatgatacgtcatcattacaatgtGCTGGATATTTTCTCCCCTCGGGGCTTGCAGGCTGGATTTTGTACATGcgcactggagtgcatcagTCTGCTTGTAAGTTTCACTTGTGTTGGCTCCAGTAAGAAAacttggaaaatgtttgaaatcaGCCTCGACGGGTATCGAGTGTCATTTTCTTTATCTGTAAGTGTCTAGGTGAACCTTACACGAACGCTCGGTTATATAGTTTCAGTTAGAATTCAGTCTCATCATTATGCGGGACctagtcattcattcattgtgccGGTAAATCGAAAATCCGTAACTATAGTATCATCTTTTCCTCCTACTAGTCTCCGCGCGAGTCTGACCATAAACTATGATTAGTACTCTTAAATGTTTCCTATAAGAAATAGTATTTCCTAGATGATCTTCATCATACTCACGAAAGAGACAATGCGTGTGGTacaataaattaactttttgaaaacttttctctttttttttttttttattttcctgaagGGGTGTGAAGCGTGTTCGTGAAACGAAACCAAACTGGCAAAGTAGTTTGACTTGAAGTCAGTCAGCGCTGCGCTCTTTGCGCTCAATCCCGGCAACTGCAAccatgatgtttacatttacattcgcatttattcatttagcagatgctttttgtccaaagcgacgtacgtcatCTCAACAACGGCAcagtttattcattacattaagaaaaagagacatagcagctgcagacatgtgtgactcaagcaaacctagttttttacctaccgcttgctgaactgaggttcatcgttcaagtaggtgcataaaacacaggagacaaatcctgataccctcctaccattttttattttattttatattaagatacccaagcaagcaaaaacagtgccagagtagtggctgataaaaggctttatctggtgatggtcgtgaagttacggtgcattaacatttacactgtacatgagctggagagatcttgggcaaaatggctctggaaaaaggtgagttttcagacccttctggaatgtagacagtttctgcagttctgaatgagaggggaaggtcgttccaccacaacggagccagaaccgagaacctctgtgctttacctttcatgcctCATGTTATTTGCCTATAAGAAAATGTCAGCAAGCAGCAGTGGTTCTCTAAGCACACAGTGATGACCACACTAACAACATTTCACCAAACAAAGTCTACCAAAATTGTCTGAGTTGCCCTGCTAGATGTAacttatttcagaaatgtaaaaatgtctgacttttgaattttttaacaaGTAGGCCAACTTTAATGTTGGAATTACAAGATGTATACATAGGACAGAAGACATCTCGTGCGGTTTTGGAAGCTTTGGGTTGTTTGGGGGCATTTAGTGAGACAGAGCTTCCTGAGCTGGATGTGactcatttctctgtaatatGGGGGTGTCAAGCAGGTGCCCAGGCTCCCACCAACCTGGCATGGGCAAGCAAGCTTGAAGTACAGACAGATGTGATAGGTCTTTCCACACTTGACCATCTTTCATGCATTTTGGATGGAATACCAACAAgttccagactttttttttttaaaattaaagattCAAAAAAGAACCCTAATATGATTGCCATTACCAGTGacttgaaacagaaaaatgttcagttttcctCTTACTGCGGCATTTAGCTTTAACATGCTAAGCAAGTTTTGCACTGCTGTTGACTCATATTTACTGCCTGGAAACCAAAGCCCAAAGTAACTGCCATGCACAGTCAGGCTATGATGTTATCAGTACTAGTCACAACCCCTTCCCCTACCCGAACCCTTTCCCAACACAGAAAAGCTCTGTACGTTTCCTCAACTAGTAATCAAACAGTGCTTAAAACATCACAGAGATCACTTTTAACTAAGCGCCTGTCCTAGTCATTCTCCAGATAGTCTGCGaccctcaccctgtcacggaatcactgggcaggtacaccctggatgagatgccagttcCTTGGAGGGAAGCCATACACACACCACAAGCTATTTTATCAGCACCTGAACTGCATCTATTTAAATCATGgcaggaaactcacacagacacgaggacaagcaaactccacacagagtgagcaaatccaaacatttgttgatgtaatgcaatttttgtattttctgagatgtatgtcgctttggagaaaagtgtctgctaagtgactgACTGAATATATGACATTAAAGAcaagataaaaatgttacaaatattgtTATGTATCTTACAAATATTGTGATTGATAACTGctacagtgtttgctttgtctCTCCTTCCTTACTGCATCTCACAATAGTTGGAAATTTTGAGCGTTAATTGCAAATTTACTTAATTCCAGGATGCATGACAAATCagattctaaaataattttagaattaGGAGAATTCAGACACAAAATGGTCagcaatggaaattaaaaatctcaccaGAAATTCAAAATACTCAAGACTAACATGTATGATGAGTAAGAAAATTGGAAGTACACCATATTTTTTGTCAAGACCCtcaaataatgtaatgataaaaagctaaaaatacaaACGATCATCCCAGAtatgtgatttaaaatgaaggtACAGACAATGTGaagcagttttattaaaacaattttccatttgagaaaattcagacacaaagtagtcagcaatgcaaattaaaaatctcaccaAAAGTTCAATATACTCAAGACTAAAACCTATTATCactaagaaaaaaagtacaccATATTTTCTCTCAATACCATTGGAGAatgtagtaaataaaaatacaatcatCCCATATATataagtgattttaaatgaaagtatagACAATGGGAAGCAATATTACAATGATACAATCTGTACTTTTTAAGCAATATCTAACAGgtgtaaatattttctctatggtttaaatgcctgaaacaacaaatttaaatgtttttaacaatATAGATTCTGAATTTTATTCTTTTGGTGTAAGAGATCAAGGTCCTGAATGtatgtaaatcactgcacagcACGGCCTGTGGACAGGgtttgaaaagaagaaagaaggtgCAGAACAGTCTGGACTAGCTCTACATTTTCAATAGAGGAGGAAAGTGGAGGCCAGAGGCACCAGTAGGAGGAAGATGCTTTCCATGATGCGCTGAGCATTGTTGCACAGGTTTCCATCACAGCAGCTTATGTTGACACCAAGATTCAGGCCAAGTTGAGCTGACacgtcagcagcagcagcacaaatatttgaAGAAACGCAGCCTTGCATGGTCCGCTGTGAAACTTAAACAAATcacaatatgtattaataaaaacaataagatTTCGTTTGCCCCGAGACAGTGAAAAGGTGCTATAATGCCTGTAAATCATTATTGTGGCAAAGTTATGATTCTGATTGTTCTTTTATTGTGTACTGTCAACGTAAGGCAGCTTACATTAATTGGTCTGTACTCTAAGCAACTTACTACTGGCATAAAGCTTGTTGTTGCATGTTATACTGGAGCAActaagagtaagtacctttctcctGGGTGTTACAGTGAGAGCAGCACTTTCCAATATCAAGACAATAAACGTGACCACTATGCCACTACTTGTTTCAATAAGTTAAACACAGCACGTCaagcaaatatttcagaaatataatGAGTGagtgcttaataataataagctagTACCGAGTGAAACTACTTTCACTGCAGCCGAGgacaaaatgtgtatttactcaagtaaagaatttttaaatgtgaaaggctTTCGATAAGTTTTTGGCAAGAATCACAAGTGGGTTCAGTCAacactaaaatgatttaaacTGATTAGCAGTTTTTTACTTGCagattgtactgtatttgcagtgatttaaaagggAAACACATAGTCTTACAACAATTAacaaacaattaattaaatgtaacttgCATCgttacatttgtacactaagctatacTTTCAACTGTCCaggtatttatacagctgggtaatttttactggagaattcaggttaagtaccctgcttaTGGCTTTACAGGGACAGGATTCTAGTCAGGGTCCGTTGAGTGGAAGGCAAAAGTTGTAACCCCTACACTCCCTGACCCCATGTATGTGGAATGGGAGAAGTGTTACTCAGATGTAAAAAAGCCTAAATCTCAGCTGTGGCTTTTGAATGAGGTTTAATCACAGTTTATCCTCTACGATATTCAGACTCGGCTTTTACTTTCCGCATTTGTTCTTCGCACAATTTCTGCACAACTCGCCATCAAAGTTTATAACAAAAAACACTACTCGTGAAAAATTTGCAGCACAAACCTTACACTCTCTATACCGGACATAATGGCATAACTGGAAGTACTGTAGAagatgcatttattcagttttactcctactttaaaacattttgtgaattAGCTGAAAAGAATTAACAGAGCATTTGACTTAAGTTGGTGGACCTTTTGCTCTGCATAtgaaaagatgtggaaaaatAGCAGAGATGTGATTTTTACCAATGAATCATCTATTCTTAACAGAAGTCTTGGTCTGATTTTAGTTCCACTTCATACATTGctacatcatttttttccccatttccccCTATTTTGTATGCATTTAACTTGCTTTGCTACTCAAAAGATTCTTACCTGTAGCATTGATgcaattgttttcatttcccagACAGTTAATAACTGACGTGCAGTCATTATTGAGGTCACAGCTGAAGCACTGTTTCCCATTTGGGGAATTTTGTGCCAATGCTATAATAAAGTGCAATAATAAGTAACAAgtactgaaacaaaaagataaCAGTGGTAACTTCCACTACTGAAATACTGACATGGCATAAACACCAGAAACGTAAGGCAaagattacattaaattttaccattctttttttctgtccttcatGGGTTATATTTGTTATTACAGTTTGCCTATAATTTGTGTCTTCAAAGCTTGTGAAGTTGAGGGAACACTATCCTACATGTTACCTAACACAGGGACaaccaaaaattgtttttcctgTGCCGTATCTTTagattttataaaatacaatgttatATGAGCTTATCTCATGAGACTAGTTCTCTTTAAACTGTCACCTTGAAGTCACCCGCTGTAATAAAGCTCCACAAGCTCTACATGTTTTACCTAACATTTACTACACAATAATGTTCCCTTGGCTTTAAGTCTATGGGGAGGATTAATTATCAGCTGCAATTTTAATACTGACTGTAGACATGATCAAGCCATTTATGTGTCAGACGTACACTATAAATGTATATCGCAGATTTAtatttgaataataaatacCAGGAGTGCTTTGACTGTTGCAGAGATCAGTGCTACAGCACTTGGTGTTCACTGTTGTCCTGACGATTCCAAAATTAATGGAACCAGAGATACATAGTTGAGGTGTTGTGCAGAAGTTTAGCGATGTTTCAGTCAGCACAGAACTTCCTGGAAACCAAGAAAATCACTACAATTGTGTTTGttagatttaaaaatgctaaattacatgaaaaagaaaatatcatattaatattaagttactgtAAGGGCTGacattaaataatgaaggaataCAATAAATTGCTACatgctattaattattatttggagTAATCATGTTGAAaggttgaaaaaacaaaaacatgtctttggtaTTTCCTAGCTACTGTTTACAAAGTCTAGgcaacatacaaatatatatttacaaatataaacatatattttataaacttGTCACATAATGTTTCCAAGCAGTTaccaattgtattttctttacttgagtatttcctttatttactcCTCTGTTTCACCCTCATGGACAGTGTCACATTGCAGTCCTACCTTGGAAGACAGTAACTGTTGAACTTTGACAAGTGTTTGCAGAGGATGGACACACTGTAGTCTGTGTGCATTGTCCATTGGAGTCAGATGTGCATTGGTAGCAATTCAGTGGATAACCtaaaataaatatctgttaTTAATAGAAATTATATTGTCACGACTCACGGGGATAATACCGCTcctggccagaggaggcgccactcagtgccccTGGCCCAGACCCATGTATCTGTTCACAATCTCATAGGTTGCCGAGGTACAAAAGGAGCAAGCGGTGGATGAccgattgcggattcttaatcagcattttcattgtgatttcCTTGCGATTAGCAGTCTCccgtttcctcagtttgttccataggtgtttatgttccagtcccgagtgcccgtcttGTCAGCCCCAGcctcagtcctggtccagagttccagtccggtatttcgtcacgctTCTGGGATCAAGTCATACGCACAGATtcgcgtttcactgttcacctttttCGAACAcattgtgtgtttccttgtcctgtGTTTCTTGTTTCGCCTCCATCGAGTGCTTAAATACAGTccgcacagtgcacttctaattatatcactctgcacgtgggaTCATTCTtcttttcgtccgtgttcggatgTAACAGCAACGCGCATCCGCGTCGGACTCCCGACCCGTCCTCACgctacaaaattaatttattaatgattaaatgaaGTACAATCAAACcaatattaaagcaaaatatatgaaaaacacagtttgttgGAATGGAAATCATGTTTTAAGGTGCCTTTCCTAACAGACAAGGCTGACTAGACTAAATATAATTGTTTATTCTAAGGGAAGGCGGCAGTCCTGGTGGTAGTCCGGCGGTATACCTTTTGCCATTTCATGGTTTTAAGCCGCTCCAAAATCTTTGAATATGGCTTCGGTAGATCGTTCAACAGTCATCAGTTATTTATGATGGGGTtgtgagcgggggggggggcagaagaaCTTGAGGGATGCGAGGTCCAAGGATGCCAAGCTATGTTAAAGCTG carries:
- the LOC114909736 gene encoding lymphocyte antigen 6D-like; this encodes MKLLLQLILTCATFSKGYPLNCYQCTSDSNGQCTQTTVCPSSANTCQSSTVTVFQGSSVLTETSLNFCTTPQLCISGSINFGIVRTTVNTKCCSTDLCNSQSTPALAQNSPNGKQCFSCDLNNDCTSVINCLGNENNCINATVSQRTMQGCVSSNICAAAADVSAQLGLNLGVNISCCDGNLCNNAQRIMESIFLLLVPLASTFLLY